From the Girardinichthys multiradiatus isolate DD_20200921_A chromosome 22, DD_fGirMul_XY1, whole genome shotgun sequence genome, one window contains:
- the LOC124859304 gene encoding SLC35A4 upstream open reading frame protein-like — MSDDKNTLSQLRDLVELKDQLEDIQKRMEDEIQAGIPPGGSLLASPFLKGFLAGYVVARLRSSALMGVAIGTCTGIYAAQNYAVPNIENTIKEYIQNLKGGRK; from the exons ATGTCAGATGACAAG AATACTCTGAGTCAGCTCAGGGACCTGGTGGAGCTGAAAGACCAGCTGGAGGACATCCAGAAACGAATGGAAGATGAAATACAAGCTGGGATTCCTCCA GGAGGGAGCCTGCTTGCTTCTCCTTTCTTAAAGGGTTTTCTAGCCGGTTACGTCGTTGCCAGGCTACGCTCTTCAGCACTGATGGGTGTTGCAATAGGAACATGCACAGGGATATATGCAGCACAAAACTATGCAGTTCCAAATATTGAAAACACCATCAAGGAATACATACAGAACCTGAAAGGAGGACGTAAATGA